Part of the Tamandua tetradactyla isolate mTamTet1 chromosome 11, mTamTet1.pri, whole genome shotgun sequence genome, AAgtgacatgaatgaatgaatgaatgagtgcagCCCACAGTCCTGGCCTGGGAGAGTTCCAGGATGCTAGAGGCAGATGCTTTCCAGTTCTGGGTCTATTTCAGCCTCAAAGTAAGGCTTTGACTGAGTCCCTGGGCCTCCGCCGCCTAGAGCTGCTGTGTGGGTCAGGGGACTGCATTTCTGGTGGGGACCCCCGACCCACCCTCTCTTCCCACACCCAGCACCCAACCTGTGCGACCTCAACTGCCTGGCCCGGGGACACGCCTTCTACCACAGCTTCGGCCGCGTACTGGATGGCACCCCCTGCAGCCCGGGCTCCGAAGGACTCTGTGTGGCCGGCCGCTGCCTCGTGAGGATCCCCCCAGGCCACCTCCCAGTccaccacccccactcccccccagtCCAGCTCTCTTCCACCcaggctcccccaccccaccccttttccCTCGGGAGAAGCCCCTCCCTCCAGACCCCATTCCTTCTGCCATCAAGCCCCGCCCAGCTTCCAGCCTCCTCCCTCCAGGACCCGCCCCCAGTACCCCCTCCCAGGGCTTTGATGTTCAGGGCACCCTCCTCAGTTCACGCCCCCAGTCCCCCCTCCTGCGGGTCTCAGGCCCCGCCTTCCGAGTGTTCAGAGCCCCGCCCCTCCCGGCGGCCCTGGGTGGGGGCTTGGTGGTGACGTCGCGCGTGTCCCCCGCCTCTCCACTCTTTCAGCATGTCGGCTGTGACGGGCTGCTGGGCTCGGGCACTCGTGAAGACCGCTGCGGCCGCTGCGGCGGCGCCAACGACTCGTGCCTCTTCGTGCAGCGCGTGTTCCGCGACGCCGGTGACGCGAGCCCCTCCTGCCCCGCGCCCAGCGCGCGGAGAGCCGGGCCCTTTAACTAGCCGGCGGGCCCGGAAGCGGAGGCCCGCGCTGATTGGGCAGCCTGCGGCCCAGCCCCCTCGCTCGTCAGTCTGATTGATCACTGCCAGATTGTCCCGCTCTCCCCAGAACCCACGCGGTTTTAACCCTATCCCTGCCGCTCCTGAGCAGTAATAGCAGTGACTCCGCACGTGTCCGGAGCGCTTTCCGGGTCCCAGGTCCCCTCTGACCACCTGGCCCGCAGGGTCGCTTTCCATCCCCAAGTCACCCCTGCGGCGGCCATTGCGCATCCCCCACCATCACCCCGCAACCCCGCTCCCTAACGCCCTCCGCGCTCCCACCCAGGTGCCTTCGCCGGGTACTGGAACGTGACCCTGATCCCCGAGGGCGCCAGGCACATCCACGTCACCCACCGAAGCCGCAACCGCCTGGGTAAGGTATGGTCGGGGGTAGGGGGGTCCCGCCGGCGCCAGGCGCTGGGTGGCCTCTCCGTTTGCAGTCGCGGAGCCTGAGGCGCTGGGAGGGGCCAGGAGCGCGGCTGACCCTGCCCCTTGCAGCTCTGATGGGAGGTGACGGGCGCCCGCTGCTCAACGCGAACGGGGCGCTCAGCCCACCCGGGACCTACGAGGCTGCGGGGACCCGCGTGGTCTACACTCGCGCCGCAGGGGGGCCGGGGGAGATGCTGCGCGCCATGGGACCTACCACTCAAGACTTACTCCTGCAGGTGTGGGCCGGGCTGAGGGTCAGAGCAGGGAGGTGGGGACAGAGTCAGAAGGGGGAGGGTGGGTCAGATGTCAGAGGGGGGAGGCTGAGGCCCACAGGCTCCCGTGCAGCTTCCTGGagtttgacacacacacacacacacacacacacaccccactctCAGATCCTTCTGCAGGAGCCAAACCCTGGCATCGAGTTTGAGTTCTGGCTCCCTCGGGACCGCTACAGCCCCTTCCAGGCGCAGGCGCAGACCCTGGGCTGGCCCCTGCGGCAGCCGCAGGTTCGGGAGGTGGAACCCCAGGCCCCTGCAATCCCTGCATCCCCAGCTGCCATCCCCCCACTGACCTGGCCTCCGACCCCGGACCCAGGTGAGGTGAGGTGGCTGGGTGGGGACGAGTGGGGAGGCAAGGCCTGTGACCCTCACAGCAACACCCCCCCCAACACAGACCCCTGCCCGCCCTGCCCTGACACCCGCGGCCGCGCCCACCGCCTGCTCCACTACTGCAGCAGCGACTTTGGTGAGGCCCCCCCCCACCCGCCCCGCAACCCTCACCTGACCCCAGTTGACCCTAACTTGACCTCTGGCTTGATCCTTGAGCCCctcacctaacccctgccctaCCCCTGCCCAGGCCTCGGCTgccccccacctctctctccccAGGAACTCAGGGGTGCCTGGCCCCCTTTCTAGGGCCTGGGGACCGGTGTGCGGGCTGGTGCATCCAGCCTCAGCCCCCCGCCTCACCCACAGTGTTCCGGGCCCTGGTGCTGGGCCGCCACCGCCAGGCCCAGGAGACGCGCTACGAGGTGCGCGTGAAGCTTGTGTACAAGAACCGCTCGCCGCTGCACGCCCACGAGTACGTGTGGGCACCAGGCCGCTGCCCCTGCCCGCCGCTGGCCCCTCACCGCGAGTATCTGCTGGCCACCCAGCGTCTCATCAGCCCTGACGGCACGCAGGACCGGCTGCTGCTGCCCCACGCTGGCCTCGCCCGGCCCTGGAGCCCTGCCGAGGACAGCCGCACCCACCTGGCCGCCCGGCACTGCCCTGGTTGAGCCCTCTGGATGAGGCCGTGCCACACACAGCCAGGAAGACACACGTGAGCAGGCTCGAGCTCAACATGTTTTCCTTCTCATCTTGGTTTACAGGAAGCTCAGCAATGTCTCCCATCTGCCGCTAGGGCACTCCCCTTCTTAGGGACACATGCTTAGGGACCCCTGCATGTGCTCAGATCCACTGTCACAACAGACAGGTACTGGTGAGGACACACTAAGTAAGCtctaattcttatttttctttgtcaccaGGAAGCGCACAGCTATTTCATGCCCAGTAACTCTGTATCTGCTTTTATTCCCCTTGTATCACACTCATTTAGAGACACTGTCACGAACAAGCATGGGCCAAAGGAAGACTTGCCTAACAAAACATTGTAATGTGCCAATTTCCCCTCTTGCCTTGGCTACCAGGAAGCTCACCACTGTTTTTTTCCCTGATACTCTGTACTCTTCGCTGTCAGTCACAACACATCCTCATGTATTCAGAGTCACTGTCACAAATGGGCATGTGCCTTAGAAAACATAAAACATGCCTAATCAGACACTGTAATGTACCAATTTCCCCTTTTCCCCTGGCCACCAGGAAGCTCAAAGATGAGCTTAACATGTGCCTCAGTGATTCTGGCTGTATTTCCTCCAGTCTACACTGCTTGTTTATTCCTATTTAATTAGTTTTTACaagctcccttcccccttttttaACAGGGCATCCCTTGGCCTTGAAGACTGGGGGACACACTGGTGAAGTCACAGTTCCACAGCATGTGCATGAGGTCActcacacaccccaccccaccccttcccctggtCCTGTTCCCGCTTTTCTCAgtgggggggagggtggggaataTATGAGAATGGGGTGAAGGGGAGGACCCATCCACATGCCCTTGGGGGCCACACATTCATTTCAGGACTTCCCCAGGGAAGCAGCTCCAAGCCCCTGCCATCTGGAACCAGGAGGACAGATCTTCCTGTGTGGGGAGGGAAGGGTGTGGGAGGCTGGGTGTCACACAGTCACAAACCTTCCCCTGGGGCCACTCGAGGGGACACCCTCCTTCCACTCCCAAAGGGGGTGGCACGTACTGTCATTTGGGACAACCTCCTGTTGTATACTATTCATGGCTGTCTTTCTCTGCGTTGTGGGGTGCCCAGGGTCAGCAGGTCATGTGTTCTTTTGGACTACAGCAGGGGACCCCTCCAAGGAGCAGCTGGAGGTGGGGGCAAAAGGAAGGGGCGAGCAAGGGGAGAGCCCAGAGGGAAGACTTCCTTGGGAGTCATGCCAGGTTGCATGATAGGCAGGTGTTGAGCATCTCAGCATCTGACCTTGTCCTTCCTTctgcctgcctcagtttccctgtcagTGCCTGCCCTTTTAGCCCCTCCCTGTTCTAACTGCGGGAGTGTAGCACACGTGGCCTGTTCTGCCCTGGGGCTTCTCTTTCTGGacatgtgagtgtgcatgtgggGGCTTACATTCTTTAGCAAATTCCTGAGTATTTATTGATCACCTGTTGTATACCAGGAACCTGGTAGTGCCTGAGATAGCCCAGGCCTGGCCCTGGGGGAAGCCGCTGTCACTTCTGATCTGTGTTGGCTTCTGCAGTCCTCATCAGTCACGTGGGGCTAGCAAAGGCTCCCAggatccccacccccacccccacgcctcTTCTGCAAACAGCCTCCCCCAGTGCTGGAGAGATGCGTGGGGCTGCGCGCCCCCTGGTGGAGATGAGTGGCAGGACGATGGGAAGGCCCACGTCCGCCACCAGCGCCCACCCCGTACCATCACGGACGCCTCTCCCCTCTCTGCTCCCCTGCACTGGCGCCCACAACCGCACCCCCCCGTCCTTGGTGCGTCCCTGGCTGCCGATGCCCTTACCCTCAATGATTTCAGAGTCTGTCCCCCGGCTGTGCGGCAGTCCGGGGAAATGTCAGGGGTGGCCAATATGGCCACAGAGCTTCAGGGGCCTGCCACAGCTTCCAGTCCCTGATGCTCCTGCCCCATCCAGGCTGCTGGCCATGGGCGAGGCGCCTGCTCCCTGATTGTTGGCACAAACGCCCAGGTGGAGGTGGACACTCCCGAGGTGGGAGCAAGGAGCCCGAGCAGCAGGGACCAGGAGGGCAGGACAGCCGAGGCACCCCAGAGACGGTCAGCTACACAAAGGTAACGAGCATCACTTTCTTAACTCGTTCTTTAGCTTTACCACAACGGGCAACTGAAAGAGAAGAATACATTGCAATTTTAAAGACACTCAAATTCAGCAAAGCGTTTCATGTAGGAGCTGACATTTGCACTTAGGAAGCACAAATATTACACCGTGTGgctgttttcatgttttaaacAAGATACCGCTTCACATCCGCTGGGatggctattataaaaatatatacaagtgggcgggccacggtggctcagtaggcagagttctcacctgccatgccggagacccaggttcgattcccagtgcctgcccatgcaaaaaaaaagaagacaaagaaaacaatatatataagTGCTGGCGAGGATGGGAAGAGATCGGAACCCATgggaaatgtaaaatggggcagctgcTGGGGACAactgtttggcggttcttcaaaagGCTGGACATATAGCTACCCTGTGACCCGGCGCTTCCCGCTCCTCCGCTCAGACCCCAAAGAATGGAAAGCGGGGACCGGACAGGTGCTGGCGTCCACGTGTTTAGGGCAGCATGACGGCAGCCCAGAGGAAGATGCACCCTAATGGATGAATGGCTGGACAATTGGGCCCACCCATGCATTGGAAAGTTATCCGGCTGCAAAAGGGAACGAAGCTCTGACCCAGGCTACAAAAGGAATGAACCTGGAAGAAGTGCTGAGTGAGAGAAACCAGGCAGAATGATGGCTGTGGGAGATTCCCCTATACGAGGGATCTAGAGTAGGTGGATTTGTAGGTACAGAAAGAAGAATTGAGGTGAcgagggggtggggatgggggcttCTGCTTAATGGGGACAGAGTTTTCTgtttgggctgatggaaaagCTCTGATCGTGGCCGGGGACAATGAGTGCCAAAAATCTTGAATGTACTGAATGCCGCTGTATTACACTTAAAATAATGGCAacatttagtatatatatatatgttaccatgattaaaagaaacaaacactcCCCCACACATACTCACAAAGAGCTTAAAGGGTTAAAGTGAACACTGTTTCCACCTGGTAGGACAGGTGTGTGCTCCTGTCCACCTGAGCCCGCCCCTACCAGGTGAGCTGACCCCCTcctgggagagggagaggcagagCTGGGCCCGTTCACCAACTACCCCCACCATGGCGAGTTGGAGGACAGCGTGGGGGCCCCTTGGGGCCTGGCAGCCCTGCCAGTGATAAGCGGTTTGCTGACTcgatttgggggagggggggttaATTAATGATTACCCCCAACCCTTCCCTCCCAGCAAACTCTCCGACCAGGAAACACCGAAGTCCTCGCCACTCCCTCCGGGAACCTTCCAGGTGGCACCTCCtcacccctgccccagcctggcctcagggcctttgcactcgcTGTTGCTATGGGGCCCTCATCTCCCACTGGGCTTTCCTCTAGTGTCACTACCGTTGAGGGGCCTTCCCTGACCCTGCAGCCCCCCAGCCACCGGCCCCACATTGTCCTCTGTATCCATCAACCTCTGATGTGTCATATGTTGATCACGGCACCTGTCGCCTCCCCCATTTCAGCTCAggaggggcagggtggtggttTCCCTGGGAGCACTGGTGGCTACACAGGGCTCACCCCTTCTTTGGAAAACCCCCTGACGGGGCCACCAGCCCCATAACTGGGGTGGTGCTGGCTCTGCTGGAGGGGGCGGGGGTGTTACGCACCTGGGATGGCAGGACCCACCTGCCCATCTGACATGTGGGCCGAACCCACGGCTCCCGGGCAGAGTCACCCTGAGTTGAAAACCACTGGGCAAAGCTAGCATGGGTGCATGTGGGTTACCCTTCTAACCCGCTCGTGTCTCCACCAGAAAGTAGGATCaactagaagcctggagaagCAGCGCTTGGAGGGAAAGGACCGGGTGGGATCTGGGCAGGGCCGGGGGGACAGGATATGTGGGACGCTGTGGGGTGCCCcccagaccccacccccacccagtcaCAGCTGCTCCCACCCCGAGATTCACCTtcagcttgggggtggggggcagctgtCTCTCAGAGATGCGGCCAGGTTAGAGCCCATCCCTGGGGAGGGCAGATATGAGGGAGCAAACCCTAGGCCCTGGACTCCAGGTGGCCCTACCTCCGGGGTGCTGTTTGCACTCCAGGGCTCCCCGTGGGGTCAGGCTGGGCCCACCTCTCCACACAGCTGCTCCTCCCAACTCCGGTTCTGCTTCCAGGGAACCCCACTTGGACGTGGGGAGTTTTGAATTTTAAACCCcgttgggtttgatttgctaggATCTGGTGTTCCCCTACCGCCTTGGCCTGGTTTCGTTATCAGGGTTGTGTTGGCTTGCAAAAACGAAATGAGGATGCTAGATGGTTCTGTGAGTGCCCCACCCTTATCCCTTGTCCCAAATGCCATGAAGTCCAGTCTGACCTCCAGCTCGGGCTCTTAGACCTCTTTGCAGAAGGATTTCTCCAGTCACTGGGCCCCGGGTGGCCTGCGGAAGGGGCTGGCTGGGGTGGACAGACCATGTACCTGAGAACAATTCCTATGGGGGGCTGGCAGGTGCACTCAGGCCGAGCCCCCTGAGTGGGCAGGCGGCTCGGCCTCCTTGCCTACAGGGCGTGATGGCTCCGAGATGTGTGGCCCCCACGAGATGAGCTGCACCTGTCCGCAAGTGTACCTGGCTCAAATGAGTACCCTCCACCAGCTTCCCCCGTGGGGTTCCCTGGGGTCACCTCTGAAATAAACTACCTGCCCTCGAAGCCTCATCTTGGCATCTGCTtctgggcagggtgggggaaACTCAAATGAGGCTGGGGTAGAGAAGAGAATGGCCATTTCCTGGGTCACCTGGAGCGGCCAATTCCACCTCCGGACCTCAGTTCCCCCTCCTGGAAAAGGGGATCTGAATGCACAAGGCACGCCCCCACTTCGGTGCACCCCGAGCCTCAGTGGGGGGCCTGGTGGCCCCAAGCACAGACAAGGGGGCGGGCTCGTCCAGATGTGTTTATTGCCCCCCCCCATGTTAGCAGGCCAGGTGTTTCAGCTGCCAGCAGTGCCGCAGGCACCGGGGCCCGTGGTCCCGGTGGGGCCACCTGTAGGTGAGCTCGGCGGTGGACTCTGATGTGTAGTCCAGAGAGGACGAAGAGTGGCAGGGGCTGGTGGCCGGCCGCGGTGAGGACTGCCTGGATGGGTTGTGGCTGGACTTGGGAGCCACGTCGGTGGTCGTCTCACCGGGGGTCTCACCAGGGGTCTCACGGGGGTTCTTGGTGGCCTTGCTGGGGGGGTGCACCGGGAGGGTGTTGCTACCGGGAGTCTGGACGAGGGGCGGCGTGGGGCTGGGGGAGCCGCTGGAAGGCTGCCCTGGGCTCAAGCTCTTGTTGGGTGACATGGGCGGGGCGGAGGATGCCGTGGAGATCCGCGTGCGCCGCCGGCCGGCGGGGGCCTGGAACCCTCCAGGGTGTGTGCTGGGCAGCCCGCTCTGCTTCCGGGCCTTGCTGGTCAGCTGGGGGCCGCTGGCGGAGCCTGTGGGCAGCTGCGTCTGGGAGTAAGGCGGGAGGCCCGGGGCGGCCCGCGAGGGCTGCGTGGGGGACTGCGCTGGGGACTGCGCCGGTGAGTCCGTCTGGGACTCCGACTCGGACTCGGACGAGGCCTGGGGCTCCAGCGTGCCCTGCTCAGCCGCCTGGAGGTCCTTGGAGGGGCTGGAAGACTGCTTCACTGCACCTTCTGCACTGGGGTCATGTTTGTTTTGGCTGCAGAGAGAGGGACAGGTGAGGGGACAGGTGACAGGGGGCTTTGAGCCTTGGGACCCCTGCTGAGCTGCTTCCCGAGTGGGATGGAGGCTGCCAGGATGGCCATTCTTTGTAGGGACAGTCTCACCTGCAGGCACCAGCACCCCAGGGCACACCGGCACAGCTGCCCGCATATGCACACACCTACACACCACAGGTGCGTGAGCACACAACCtgcatgcacgtgcacacacCAGCCTGCACACCGGAACCCACACCTACACTCACACGTACTctgtctcccaggggtgttacCTACGGTTGGCTCCGAGGGCAGCGGGGGCGCTGCTGCAGGGGTGACAAGAGCCCGGCTCCGGGCCAGGATCCCCAGGACTGATTCCCGCAAGCgtaggggagagagggagacagtGAGGGGGCAGCAGAGGGCGACACGGGGACAGCAGGCAGCAGAGGCAGGAGCAGGACTTGGGAGCCAGGGAGAGCAGTCAGGCCAGGAGACACGGACAGAGGCCCCAGGAGATGGACAGACAAAAACCCCGACACCCAGGCAACAGGACTGGGAGACACggacagaagctgagagagggacAGACAGACAGTTGGCAGGGACGAGAGACGGGCAGGGAGGAGACCCCAAGAGATAGGCAGACAAAGTCAGACAGACAAGATGACAGGGCTGGGAGACCCGGACAGAAGCTGAGAGCCGAGAGAGGGGCAGACAGACTGAgacacaggcagacagacaggCGGCTGCAGGGCCGCACACGCACCGTCCCTGGCCAGTCCGGCCGCCGCGTCCAGGGCTCGCCCGCTGAGCTCTCTCACGACGCGGTCCACGGCCTCGTGGTGCTTTAGGAACAGCGGGCGGACGACCCGGCGGTACAGCGCGTGTGCCCCGTTCCAGGGCCCGGGAGTCATGCAGTACAACAGGAAGGCGCACTGCGGGGCGGGGCACATGGGGCTGCACGCGGCTGCCCGCGGGCCGGGCCTCCCCCGCCAGACATGCCACTGGGGGCCACCCATGTCAGACACTCCCCAGCATGGGGCTGATTCTCCCCCCACCACACCCTCTCGAGCTTCTCAGACTCATCTCCTTCCCTCCAGCAGGCCCCAGCTTGGGTGGTCAGCTCCTTCCAGAAATGCCCGAGCCCAGCATAACCGGGGACGTTGTTGGTGAGCCTGGCCATGCCCGCCTTGCTCGCACCCGTCCTGCCCGCACCCACCTTGCCCGCGTAGTAGAAAGGGCACCAGAACAGGAGCAGGTCGCTGAAGAACTCGGCCAGCCCGAACAGGCCGTATACTACCCAGTAGGTGAGCCATACAGTGTCGTCCTCCTTGCTTGGGCTCTCGATGGCTTTGATTCTGCAGCAGGCATTGGCATCAGGGCTGCCTGGGAGCCGCCGCTTaccgcccccaccccacacacagcTGGCCGGGCGCACTCACGAAGCATAGGCGGGGTACACAAAGCCGACGAGATTGCACAGCAGAGACGCCCCGTAGCCGAACAGAAGATACAGGCTTAGA contains:
- the ADAMTSL5 gene encoding ADAMTS-like protein 5 translates to MRNEVPQRCPPQRLLLLLWTFLNCSLEGSAQGPGEWTPWGSWSRCSSSCGRGLSVRSRRCIRFPGEELCHGDTHEYHLCQLPDCPPGTTPFRDLQCALYNGRPVMGAQKTYEWVPFFGAPNLCDLNCLARGHAFYHSFGRVLDGTPCSPGSEGLCVAGRCLHVGCDGLLGSGTREDRCGRCGGANDSCLFVQRVFRDAGAFAGYWNVTLIPEGARHIHVTHRSRNRLALMGGDGRPLLNANGALSPPGTYEAAGTRVVYTRAAGGPGEMLRAMGPTTQDLLLQILLQEPNPGIEFEFWLPRDRYSPFQAQAQTLGWPLRQPQVREVEPQAPAIPASPAAIPPLTWPPTPDPDPCPPCPDTRGRAHRLLHYCSSDFVFRALVLGRHRQAQETRYEVRVKLVYKNRSPLHAHEYVWAPGRCPCPPLAPHREYLLATQRLISPDGTQDRLLLPHAGLARPWSPAEDSRTHLAARHCPG
- the REEP6 gene encoding receptor expression-enhancing protein 6 isoform X3, which translates into the protein MVSPMTTFFPPRPPAPPSPARFWAASSTPSAAQPIIPVLGSAPPIRCRSTSKPVSSVRLRGVSAVQSRRLCVPRLCFNQSHREPKQGGRHCMAHLLGSIRPVRAGRVLQRPAPVLVPFLLRGQVACLAGEARPAGSRVQPHVPRPAVRLPVVLHDSRALERGTRAVPPGRPPAVPKAPRGRGPRRERAQRASPGRGGRTGQGRQNKHDPSAEGAVKQSSSPSKDLQAAEQGTLEPQASSESESESQTDSPAQSPAQSPTQPSRAAPGLPPYSQTQLPTGSASGPQLTSKARKQSGLPSTHPGGFQAPAGRRRTRISTASSAPPMSPNKSLSPGQPSSGSPSPTPPLVQTPGSNTLPVHPPSKATKNPRETPGETPGETTTDVAPKSSHNPSRQSSPRPATSPCHSSSSLDYTSESTAELTYRWPHRDHGPRCLRHCWQLKHLAC
- the REEP6 gene encoding receptor expression-enhancing protein 6 isoform X1 — its product is MRRERGGRPHLLCPPCPPIGRRGGPGAETGAEAERGGELGAEGRRRWRGRCVGPRSSADSQPRARRCHGRSAPAARAASGAEEFGHRGARHDRSQDWCREVLFGRGCRSTSKPVSSVRLRGVSAVQSRRLCVPRLCFNQSHREPKQGGRHCMAHLLGSIRPVRAGRVLQRPAPVLVPFLLRGQVACLAGEARPAGSRVQPHVPRPAVRLPVVLHDSRALERGTRAVPPGRPPAVPKAPRGRGPRRERAQRASPGRGGRTGQGRQNKHDPSAEGAVKQSSSPSKDLQAAEQGTLEPQASSESESESQTDSPAQSPAQSPTQPSRAAPGLPPYSQTQLPTGSASGPQLTSKARKQSGLPSTHPGGFQAPAGRRRTRISTASSAPPMSPNKSLSPGQPSSGSPSPTPPLVQTPGSNTLPVHPPSKATKNPRETPGETPGETTTDVAPKSSHNPSRQSSPRPATSPCHSSSSLDYTSESTAELTYRWPHRDHGPRCLRHCWQLKHLAC
- the REEP6 gene encoding receptor expression-enhancing protein 6 isoform X2, producing the protein MRRERGGRPHLLCPPCPPIGRRGGPGAETGAEAERGGELGAEGRRRWRGRCVGPRSSADSQPRARRCHGRSAPAARAASGAEEFGHRGARHDRSQDWCREVLFGRGCRSTSKPVSSVRLRGVSAVQSRRLCVPRLCFNQSHREPKQGGRHCMAHLLGSIRPVRAGRVLQRPAPVLVPFLLRGQAPRGRGPRRERAQRASPGRGGRTGQGRQNKHDPSAEGAVKQSSSPSKDLQAAEQGTLEPQASSESESESQTDSPAQSPAQSPTQPSRAAPGLPPYSQTQLPTGSASGPQLTSKARKQSGLPSTHPGGFQAPAGRRRTRISTASSAPPMSPNKSLSPGQPSSGSPSPTPPLVQTPGSNTLPVHPPSKATKNPRETPGETPGETTTDVAPKSSHNPSRQSSPRPATSPCHSSSSLDYTSESTAELTYRWPHRDHGPRCLRHCWQLKHLAC
- the REEP6 gene encoding receptor expression-enhancing protein 6 isoform X4, with the translated sequence MDGLRQRLERLLEQRNLATEVLGTIEARTGVEKCYLAAGAVALLSLYLLFGYGASLLCNLVGFVYPAYASIKAIESPSKEDDTVWLTYWVVYGLFGLAEFFSDLLLFWCPFYYAGKCAFLLYCMTPGPWNGAHALYRRVVRPLFLKHHEAVDRVVRELSGRALDAAAGLARDAKTNMTPVQKVQ